GCACAAAGGCTTAtggctaaattggcaaaattacaaagtttaggattgaatagaATTGACAcatgtacaatagatttagaattggTTGGACAATTTCCGCCAAGTGTAACACATATGCTTGCTGGAAGAAAACTTTTGTTTGCGTTTTTGGcccttccatttttcctttttctcctgttCAGTCCACCCTTTTCTTGTTGCCACCTTTTTTTATCCCCCTTGACCGCTTATAAATACGTCGGCCGGGTTAAAGCTCTGCAAATTGAAGTGTGCCAATTACATGCACGCCCTTGAGTGATGAAATCTTCTTCTGAAGCCGCAAGAATTAGCGATGCCACTTCTAACAATTCTTGTACGTGCTAATCGCAGGCTTTCAATTACTTGTGCCCTTGGTGTTAGTATACCTGCGCAACCAAAGAGGAACAAAGCATGTGCGTGGACGATTGAGATCTCATCTTATTTACTTGAAATCGATCTGCTTGACGGACTATATCGGAAGTTAATCTACACTGATCATAAACAAGAAAATACGGGAAGTAGAATCAGTTCATCGATGCTATGATGAAAAGAATAATTTCAGTCCCTCCCAAAGGGGGAAAAAGGTCATCGAGGACGGAGCAGCCGCCTAGTGCGAATGCATTCAGGGGACAGTTTAAGTAACGTGAGAAAACtacccaaaaaatcctaaatttagtACACTtctgccgattcagtcctaaacataattgtgctaattgagccataaactttttgattatCCGCCAATGAAATTCACCTGGTCAATGTTGCCCGGGAAATTACTAACATAGACTTcggccatcttacgtggcaagAGCGGCATTGACGAgaataatttttacaattttctagcactttttttttatgaatttcttattattctttactttcttttttcgttcttttctttctttctttctttttttaactccGGGCTGGCAAGGTCGCCGACCGACCATCACCATCCCTAGGAAAGGGCCAGGAACCATCATTCGGACCGGGCAAGGGCGTCATAGCCCTCGCTGGCCAATAGGTGAGACTTGCGACCCCGTCCTAGATATCGGCGAGGGTGCGAAGGCCCATGGAGACCTCATCTATGGCCGGAGAGGGTCGGTCGGTGATTTTCCTTCAAAGTTAGATGGATAGACTATATTGGCAAGTCGTCAAGAGATTTATGATTCAACTAGcataattgaaagttttagatcTGAATTAGCACgagtacaatatgtttatgacatttttggtaattttctcactGTGTCGTCCCTCATAAGTTGATGCGCTGACATTTTATGTTGTACTTGATCATCTAGACTAATCACTCTTTGTTTGAATGGTACTTCTGAGCCTTAAATATCAAAACCTTATTGACGAAAAGATGACAAAGTTGAGAGAATCATAGATTACACTTTGTAATTGCGGCACAAGGGGCAAGAAGCATTCTTCCGAAGCCACCGGTCGATGCAGTACGCGTGGAAGTAATGTTCGCAATCGGGAATAGTTCGGATCGTCTCGTTCTGCTCATATTTTGACAAGCAAATCGTACAAATATCATCGCTAGGCCGAGGCAATTGTCCTAGGTCGTCGATTTGAGCCTTCGGATAAGATTTGATGGTGGCTGAGTCGATGCCCATCACACCAATGGCATTGCGCCGGGCCACTTCCGCAGCTTCCTCGTTGACGTCATTTGGTGGAGCGAAGCTAATTTGATCAAGACCCCGACGAACGAAGACCCGAACCTTTAAGAACCATATGAATCCAAAGACGCACATGAACCATGGTAACAAGAAGAGCGAAGCCATGGCGTACCGGGCAACCATCCATAAGCCTAAGAAATAGGAGATGCCATTAAATGTTAGCAAAAACTTcacaaatgagaagaaatcacgaATAATCAGTCTTTTTGAGGCTCAAGCTGCTTCCACAGTTATTTCAGGTCTGAAAATGGCGTGCACCTCTGTAAGAATGATAAATTATCCGTACGATTAGTCTAATTGAAAGTTTGGTAGCATTTATTATAAACAGAAAATTCAAGGTGCATGGTACAAGTGGGCGGTTCGGTGAACAACCAGAAACGCCACCGTGAGTTGATAGGAGTTAAGAGTTGAGGGCGTGCATCGATGGGAGTCGAGGCCATGAGTCGAAAGGCGGAGACGGAGAAACCAAGGTGATGAGAGTGAGAGTTtgagatgagatgagatgagcgaatttcaaattagggatttaagatttttcattttttaaaaaaattatgagttaaataatatataatatattatCGGTCCGGTCTGGGTGGGCGGGGCCAATCCGAATTTCAAATTagggatttaagatttttcatttttttaaaaaattatgagttaaataatatataatatattatCGGTCCGGTCTGGGTGGGCGGGTCCAATCCGGGTGATTCTCGGTtcctttgcacacccctagtcaCATCACCTCTatgttttggaatttttaacaAACTGAGAGAATTTGGAAAGTTTAACGATGAGattgaactagaaaatatttatgTTGAATAATGAATAAAAGTTCAAGAGCTActgtgtcattatcccaaaaAATCTGTATAAATTGGTTGCATTTCAAACACTCGTCCTTGAAATTAATGTATCTGCTATCGAGAAGTTCCACGAAAGAAAATCTTTATTACTACTTATTGTTGCGTAATTGGGATCTCGAGGTCCTTGAATCGTCacaaggaaaggaaaaacttaCAATGCAGTATAAAAGTGTCATGTACTTGGAAAATCTTTCTAGAAGAATTGCATagcttcttttttaatttagaaaatatttttattatcgacaataattctATGTCTAAACATTGAAAATAtgtttcgttcatttatttttgtaaacgatataaGTAGtcgttttttgaaaaacgtttttcaaatcgctcattttctgcgaaacaaaccgAGTCTTGGATTACCAAAATTAGACTCTAacggaaaaagaaatgagagaaataaTGCGCTACATATAACATTACCGGGTTTGCGTATGCATGTAAGCTCCGAGCCTGACGTAGAATCCTTGAGCCGGCATCTCCCCTTGGCCGCTTCGCACGACCGGCAATCGGGTTGAAGCCATCTCAACCAAATGCTTTCGTTTATGTTCGTCGGATGTTGCCCCCGCCAAGGGCTCGAGATATTCCACATGTGGCATTGCTGCTGCAACATCCACGGCCTGGTGAAGAAATAATCTGAGAGCACGACGACCGTGACGTTGTAAGCCAGGCTGAGGCAGTCGAGTCGCATGATGCTGCTCTCCAGCCCGATCACGGAGGAATTCTCGGATGAGCAGTTCGTGAGCACGAAGTACTTGTAGTCCAAGGCTACGAAGGGCGAGGACGAGATCTTGAACTGGTCCTTAAGAAGCCGCTTCGGGAGGCAATCGTTCGGGTCCTTCAGCAGGATGTATTGGCCAGCGTAATcaatgttgtccacaacgaaGTCCCCCGCTTTGGACAAACGGAGTATCGTCCGGTTTCGGTCGTCGCACGAGACTTCAAACCCCTCGTACCCGCAGCATTCGCCCTGGACTTCCCTAATTCGGAACGGGAAGCGAATGTCGGGTCCGCTCAGCGAACATCTTCCGATCGGACAGACGTTAGTGCTAGTGGTTTGGCTGGTCATTACTTGGAGGACGAGGAGGGAAAATAAGGACATGGAAGAGAAGATTGGTGAGGAAGCCATGGGAGACCATATGAGAAGATCACAAAGTAAGTGGAGAACACAAGGTTTTAGTACCGAGGACCAGGGAGCAGTATGCTTAGTTTTCTTCTCCAGCGCAAGATGGATGGGGACGATGGAGCTTCCAAGGAAAAGCGTATGCAGCCAATGCCAaggcagaagctcaaacctggGCCTGTGTTACGGTGACACATTTTGTTTGGTCCCCCCAAAAATAGAATATACCAAAGGCAATCGATCGGCAACAATACATTTCGATGGGCCGAGAAAACATCAAGAAAAGCAAGTTAGGTTCaatcaattctttcaaaattaCAATACATTCCCTTTTCGAAGTGATTTCTAACCGTACCGGAGTCCAAATCGAATCAGATATTTGGTTGATATCAGTTCCTCGGGGGcaaaaaataagaggaaaatTTCTTATACGTCGCAAAATTCCGAAGTTTATGAAAATATGTTCATGTCGCAAATTCTATAGTTTGATCATGTTATTACAGAATCTACTCTCCGTCTCTCTCAGGAGACAAGACGACCAGTCAAACATCAAGGATCGGTATTTACTACCTTCAAGGTGAGAAAAACATCAGCGCCTTTTgctgatttaaaaaaaaggaagctatTGGTAAAGATATAACCGGTGACTTTGATCATGGTAACTTGTTGGTATCTTAGCgatatttatgataaaattacccactttttttttgtagtaatttgcaacttaccaatttttatACTAACTCTTTAACAGTTATTCTCATAATTTactaaattttgaaattaattctCTCATGTGAAATTGCCAactcagccaaaaaaaaaaaatcgaattaaattaccaactagtTTTGGATTCTCAACTCTCACTTGAGTTACTTGCTGTTACTTAATTATTTTGATATTCAGCCACTTTTATGTGCCTTATTTTGCGATCCTTTGCATTTACTAACTCTTTTGAGAGATTATCAACCTGAATTTATGTAACTCACAAACATTTCTCCCACAACTTAAGTCgctttgaaatatttattcGGTTTCTGCTGTAGACCAGTTTATCTTATTGGGTTATTTGACTTGGAAAAAAAAGTTCGTCACTAACTCAATAAAATTTGTATAATTTCATATAACAGTTAGTAGATTTAAGGTATTGGtaagaaaggtaaataaaagtcggttgaattttctcctcttttatttGTTAGAATTAAGAAATTTGggtgatatttaaaaaaaaacaaataaacatcATTAACTGACTTAAATAAGAATTAATAATGCAATACTAGTTCGTAATAGGATTATGAAAATGGTTGGTGAGCAAGAAAGGCATGTAAAAGTTGGTAAGGAAAAGTTGCTAAACTAAAAAAGGTCAAATAAACATGGGTAAGTAAGTGATTAAATTGGCAACCCAAAATTAGCTGGTAGTTAgtcgaaaaaattaataagcactcaaattaaaattggtgaGTTCATGTAATAGTCGGCAAGTTTAAGAAAGTGATAAGAAAGACAAACAAAATTTGATAagaaggtttaaaaaaaaaaagttggcaattGGCAACGGTCGCAAAGAGTTGggaatttcataaaaatatcaataaGTTATCAACAAGTTatcgaaaaatcaaataattgatAATCTTTTCACATCATGTGGGCATTCTTTCGGGAACTTGGACATGCGAATCGGGTCGGATGAATGCAAACGATGTCGATACCATACACAGATCGAGAACAAGATCTATGTTCTAAGACGAttccaaaatgaaaatcacaccAAAATCGGAAACGCGAGAGCACAATGATTGGAAGAACATGAGAACCCCCAAGCCATAGTGATGTGAAAATGAACAGACGACAGGCTCCATCGCATCCTAAGCTGATGTCGAAGACGGCGACAGCGAAGATTGCAACAGGGCTGAAGGTGTGACCGAAGTGGACCCCTCCGGCGTATTTCGGCACAATGGGCATGTGGAATGCATCGTGAGCCACTCGTCGACGCAGTCGGCATGGAAATAGTGATCGCACTTGGGTATGGTCCGTAAAGCCTCCTGAGGCTGGTACTCGCACAAGCATATCGGGCAAGTGTTGTCGGCGGGCTTAGGCAAGCGGCGGCTCGCGCCGAGCAGCGTCTTCGGGTAGGACTCGATGGTTGGTCTGTCGAGTCCCATCACGACAAACGACCGTGGGACAATCACGGTGGTGAAGTCTGTGTTAGTTTCTTCCCGTGGGTGTCGCCGCTGCCGGCCGTAAGCACTGATCAGGCCGCATACGTAGCTGCAGAGCCCGATCAGGCACAGGATGGCCGGGATGCCGAGGCCTAGGATTATGCCGTACTTGGCACTCCTTGGAAGACCTGAAAAATCCCATATGATAGTATGAAATCCTTTTGAGTTTTCTATGATGCAAGTTCAATTCGGATCATCATTTGCCTTGACTTGTTGGCTCAAAATAATCAGATTCGAAGGTGACGATGGCTACTCGCGTGGGAAGAAGTCAAACTAAGTTGAAAATGTCGAACCCATTTATAAGGAAATGTTCATTTTACGATCGCACCTTGACTTTAGAGATTAAGTacaaaaacatagaaaaaaaattcaaataaaaacccaaaatgtTCTCGTTTTCCAATCAAGAGCCTGAAATGTAGATCTTATTTCAAGTAAGGATTCAAAATAATCATAACTGTTTGATATAAGCGTCCGACCTCGCCACCcgattaagggcattttcatccaaagataattttaacCTGAATTTTAATCCAATTAGATTAAGGGGCATCAGCGATGGCCGGCGGGGTTGGCAATGGCCCTTGCTTGTGGCTTTCGAGGGTGGCCCCTCCCGGCCCTCTCCGAGCATCGCTGGTGGCCAACCATCGCACAAGACCGGCCATCgcgaaaaagaaaggcaaaacaaaactagaaaagaataaaaaaaaataaatgacaaaaaggaTCATGAGGTCAAGTTTCACTTCATATCATTATTTGAAGTAAAGTTCAaatcatgctcttatttgaaataatcttatttaaaaaaaattggtagcaTTTGGGatcttcatttgaaattttcccaaaacttaAGGAATTTTCACTTTGAGGacttgaaaataattattttggcATCCCAGCCCCGGAAGTCTCAGTTCAAAATCGCTCACCAAGCCACAAAATCCAATTGCCACGAAAGCGCTGCGCGACGCGCATGCAAGCCGGATGGCACGGTTCGTGACAATCCCGACCTCATTTTCAAATGTTCATTTTCTCACCTtattttaaaacaaaacaaaacaaaaaagggcgTCATCCTTTGACCTCGTACTGTCCCGGCCAgctatttccttcttccttcctcATTGAATGAAGAATTCCTGTGAACATTTGACTTGAATAACAGTGATTGAATTCAGGTGAAAATTCATAAGAATGGATAAATTACGTTGATTTTTCAGATTATTAAAAAGTTTGTGGGGGGTGGACGAGAATTTGAGTAATTTAAGCACCGCTTTGATTGCGACAAGCTCTATGATGTGTTACCAACTAGAAGGAACTCTAAGAAAAATACACCCAAAGTGGTACATATGAAAAATTCGATTCTGGTGGATTCTTCCCCCAACTAACGGAATCGATTTCATTAATTTTACTCCATGCAGTGCTTAATAATTAGTCTTTTATGATCCTTACGTcaagattaatttttgttaaatttcgaAGATATTCGCATAAATTCAAATGACTTTAGGAGTCAAGACTAGGGAGAATGTTATCACCCCAAGATCGTCACACTTACCGGTGGTCCGGACATTTGTGCAGGCTATCTCCGAATCGGAGCCCTTCCTCAAGCCGCACGTCCCGCCGCGCGCCAAGCACGACTTGCAGGCCGGCTGTCCCCACGCGAGCCTCACGTCCTCGTGCAGATCCGACACCGACTGCCACGCCACTGGCACGGTGACAGTCCCGATCTCGTCACACGCGTGCGACCCGGGGCCGCCGTAGAACCGGCTCTCCACCGACATCACCATGTAGTCCCCGCTGCTCATGCACTGGACCTCCAGCAGCGTCGGCATCGCTGCCCTCGCCGCCAGCGTGGCGTCGCCAGAGCAGTTCACCAGGGTGAAGTTCCTGGGCAGCGGGGCCCTGAACGGCGAGCCGTCGAGGGTGAAGTTCAGGAGCCGGCTCGGGAGGCAGCTGCCGGCGTCGTTGAGCCAGACGGTCTGTGCCGCGTAGTCGATGTTCTGGACGATGAAGCCGCCGGAGAGGGGGAGGGTGAGGATGGTCTGGCGCTGGCTGTTGCAGGAGAGGTCGAACCTGGGGTAGCCGCAGCCGCTCCGGTTGAGCCGGAACGGGAACTGCACGGAGAGTTCACTCCCGCCGCACGAGGAAGGGCAGGGATCGACGGCCGTTGTCTTCTGAGCCAAACCGAACGCCAGAACAAAGACTAAGAACAAGAGTCCCGAAGCGTACATCGTGTTGCGCTTTCCGGGTATCATGATGCGAATATTATGAAACGAGGCCCAAAGCGGTGTTTGTGTACTGGAATTTGGGTTGTGATGAATGTTGATTAATAATCATAATTAGGGTGGGTGTTGGTGACGCGGCGGGTTTTGATTAAAGAGGGTGAAGAAATGATGAGGCGGGACTCGGAACACTGGATCAACGCTGAATGAATGTGCTTAAAAAGGGGCGACGGGTCTAGAAAAATTTGTTCAGTCCATGGCGCACAGGAGAGAGATTGGACAATGTCCACGGCTTAATTGCACCGTCGCTTCTAGGACGGGAAATGGGAAACGCCACGAGCAATGAATGCAGCAAGTAGGTCAAATGTCGTAAGATGAGGAGGGTGTTGGCCCGCTTGGCCGATCATTGATAGTTTTGTACTGGACCCGTGAGACAGGTGGATCATTGACCAGCTTATTATAATGCAAATCTCCTGAACATGTCCGATCCGATTCACATTACTAAAACAATCTCATATTTAAATCCAAACAACGAAAACTCGTGTCCAAACTGAAGTGAGAGTACGGCGGGAGTAGTttctaaaaaagtcttaaacctattgcggtcgtgtcaattcagttataattttttttttgtcaattcaatcttaagccTTTTGCAGTTATGTCCATTCATTCTACTTTATTGGCCGGCGGTAACGTaaacaattttaatattttacttttttttcatttttttttctttatacttCTACCGTAGCCGGCGAGTTCAagcaaccctcgccgaccattgAGTGAGGTAGCCTCGCACGCAACCACGATGGCCCGGCTCAACGGCCAACGAGCTccagcgaccctcgccggccacagtaggagtaggaaagaaaaaaaaaaagaaagagaaaaaaatattaaaatattattaaaaattgtttacgTAAGTGCCAGTAACGCCTCGTCGGCGTCTGGCGACAAAATGAACCGAATtcacacaattacaaaaggctTGGGgctcaaatacaaaaaaaaaaaagtttaaaactaaattagcacactACAATTGGTTTAAGaccttttttgctaattttctcGAGTGCGGAGTGACTAAGCACGATATCGAGTGAGggcgagagaaaatgaaaagaaaattgtagTGGTGAGTAGCGTGGGGCTTGTAAGGGCGGGAATAGTCCTCCCaccataactattttttttttaatccgatTCTATCCTATCTTATTCAATTATACAACTCACATTGTGTACGCTATAAATTGACTATTTTATCCCAAAAAgggaaccaaaaaaagaaatgaaaggtgGTACCATTTCCGGCCAGGAAAAAGTCGTGGCATGAATAATCTACTCTTGCAAGATTAAGATAATTCAGGGCTAGAAAGAAAGTCTATGAAATCTCGAAGCTTATAATATAATTCGTGCCTTTCTTCTAACAGTTCGTACGtttagaaaaagaaggaagaagaagaagatcgccTACCCAACTTTGACAATTGTAAGTAGATGGATGAGCTTTGACACGAGCACGAAAATCCTTCGGACACGACTTATAGAGTCACAAGAACATTTTTCTTGGGTTTGATAAGCTAAACAATTCTAAGAAATTACAGGAAAGAGGTTTGTCTAACTCAACCTCCAGATAATGTGAAAGCCGTCGggcaaaaaataccaaaaaatcctaattctATTTCATTGTactaattcattcctaaatcttttaattgggtcaatttagtcttaaatatttttgcatttgtccaaattcagttcatccggctaattttgaccaaaaatcgctgacattgacgtcgatcgtcctacatggcacgaccggcaccgacgtggatattttttaatattttttctaaataattttttttgttgtttttttctttcttttctttctgtgtTTTCCCCTTTCATTGCAGGCGAGGGTCACCTTGCGAGAGGTTGGCAAGGCCGCAAAAGCCTAGGGGGAGCGCCTTCGCGGCCACGAGTGAGGCAGCCCTCCCCAACGGCCCGAGAGGGTTGCTagtgaccctcgccgaccaatgtgaaaggaacaaaaaaaagaatggaaaaaattaaaaaatattttgtaaaaacTATAAAGatttaaattttagaaaagaTATTTAAACATATGAGCGCCCGCGCCAGCCGCGCCACATAAGATGGACGACATTCtcattagcgattttcagtcaaaattgactgaatggactgaattggggCTAATACAAAAatgcttaggactaaattgatccaattaaaaggtttacggctttttaaaaaaattgagaagcacTTATTGAATTGAGGATTTACCTAAGATGAAACTCCATTTTCATCGAATCCATGTTGCAAATGCCAAGATAAAGATCTTCTATTCTCTTACCGTTTCTTCATTGGTGTCGTTATAATCTCAATTCTGGAAAAGTGAAATCCAAGACTATATCGAGATAAATCgagcaagaagaaaaaaaatttctaattaagGCAACTGATTGACACCAATCCCATAAAAAACTACCCTGGCACTATCGGACAACATTCTTTACGTATCACTTTCTAACCTTTGAATCACATTGAGATACATCACATGTAAATTCTTGGTCTATAGCCATTCTCTTACGTTAAATTAACTTTACTATATAAGAAATAGGCAACAGTCCAAAAAGATTGCTACTTGTGCCGGGTCTAGTCTAAAATTAGAAACGACAAACTTATTCTCGTGACAAGTCCATCTGTATAGGGTTAAACACAGTTTTTACCGAACAAATAATTACGAAAACAGGCTAAAACAGAAAGATTCACCATGGCTGTCACGCACCGTCGCCTCTATTGCGCGTGTAGGTGCATGAAGCCATCTTCGGCAACCGTGTGAGGCATCCGACCAGTCAAAATTCTCGTATCGACGAGACTTATCCGTCTATGTGATCAAAAAGAATTTTCACCgaacaaaaaactcaaaaaaggcCAAATCTGAAAAGTTCAGTTCTTGGCTGTggccgctccgataccaaataTAAGACACGAAAATGGTACACCCCGGGAACTCCATAACCAAAATTCGAAACGCATTATGATAGAAGGAAAGGGATATGCACACCTAATTTAGAATCTATCGATCTTCATGCAGAACGGTGACGATTCGGAACTCAAACGCTTCCCCTCTATTTTCCTAACACTTGCCCAAATAAGAATACCGCTCACGAACAAGTGCGCTCTTCCTTATGTGAGATAATTTGTGCATCAGAGGGTCGGAGAATGGACTTGagcactatttatagagttttcagccACAgaccctctcatcacgggccaATCCCAAGTCAATCCACACTAGCCAACGCCACAGTATACTAATTAAGAATCTATATATCTTACTTTAATAGATTAACCTCGTTAAACagtaaatatcaatttcaattaatttaaccAACATCAGAAAAATTCTTACGGTATCTTGCCAAAGGGCCTTAAATGTTGACACAATGGCTGAGTCAAGGCCACTGTCGCGTGGTGCTTGTAAGAGCGGGAATAGTCCTgccacttcattttttttttctttcaccaCAACTAGTTTGGAGTGCAATAAATTTGACTAACTTAtccgaaaaaagggaaaaatgataaTAGAAGGTGCTATCATTTTCAGCGAAATTCAGAGTCGCGGCATGAATAATCTAATCTTGCAAGATTAAGATTGATTCAGCACGAGAAAGTAAGTCCAGGAATTTTGAAGTTCGAAATATAATTTGTGCATTTCTTCCAACAGTTTATActttcccaaaaagaaaaccgCGAGGCGCGCGCCCAACTTTGACATTTATAATTAGATGACCTTCGATACGAGCACGAAAAAAGCTTCGGACACGACTTTATATTGTCACAAGAACATTTTCTGTGGCTTTGATAAGCTACACAATTCTAAGATGTTACAGAACATAAAGTTCGTCTAAGTCAACCTCCGAAAAAGTGGAGGCTCCTGGGAGGTGAGGCAGTAAAAAATTCGAGGCTTGTTTCAAAATAAAGAGCCGACATGCTACTAactcatgaattttttttgctatGCTAATCGCATTAGATAGGTTTAATCATCAAATATGTGAGCGCGGATTAGGCGCAAAACACGTGTTCGATTCTTCCCCACCACACATGAAGTGCAGGCCATTCCTTGTTTAACGCTAATCAACTCGGGACTTTGCGTCACATGTCATTTGTTCCACGAGAAACACTTGTTGAACCGAGGATTCACCAGAGACAAAACTCCGTTTTCGTCGAATCCATCTTGCAAATGCCAGGACAAAGATCCTCTATTCTCCTTACATTTTCTTCATTGATGCCGTTATAATCTCAGTTTTCAAAAAGTAAGACAGATTATGTCGAGATAGTTCGAGCAAGTTGACATTTTCTTCTAATTGAGGTAATCCATTGACGACGTTCTCATGAAAAACCACCCTGGCACTATTGGATAACATTCTTTATCTCACCTTTGAATTACATTTAGATACATCAGATCTAAATTCTTGGTCTTATAGCCATTCTCTTACGTTAAATTAACTTTACTATGTAAGGAAAAAGGTAACAATCCAAAAAGATTGCTACTTGTCCCGGGTCTAGTCTAAAGTTAGAAACGACATATTTATTCTCAAAAACATTAACGTAAGATGCACGTTAATCGTTACAATGTAAGACGAAGAAACTAGATATGCCCAAGAAACACCACCCAGAAAATTCCTTGGCATGGGTGacgaaatttctatttataatatagcaattaaaaagaattcagagaatttgaataaaaaattacaagattTGT
This sequence is a window from Rhodamnia argentea isolate NSW1041297 chromosome 3, ASM2092103v1, whole genome shotgun sequence. Protein-coding genes within it:
- the LOC115747980 gene encoding RING-H2 finger protein ATL22-like — translated: MASSPIFSSMSLFSLLVLQVMTSQTTSTNVCPIGRCSLSGPDIRFPFRIREVQGECCGYEGFEVSCDDRNRTILRLSKAGDFVVDNIDYAGQYILLKDPNDCLPKRLLKDQFKISSSPFVALDYKYFVLTNCSSENSSVIGLESSIMRLDCLSLAYNVTVVVLSDYFFTRPWMLQQQCHMWNISSPWRGQHPTNINESIWLRWLQPDCRSCEAAKGRCRLKDSTSGSELTCIRKPGLWMVARYAMASLFLLPWFMCVFGFIWFLKVRVFVRRGLDQISFAPPNDVNEEAAEVARRNAIGVMGIDSATIKSYPKAQIDDLGQLPRPSDDICTICLSKYEQNETIRTIPDCEHYFHAYCIDRWLRKNASCPLCRNYKV
- the LOC115748036 gene encoding putative RING-H2 finger protein ATL21B isoform X2, translating into MIPGKRNTMYASGLLFLVFVLAFGLAQKTTAVDPCPSSCGGSELSVQFPFRLNRSGCGYPRFDLSCNSQRQTILTLPLSGGFIVQNIDYAAQTVWLNDAGSCLPSRLLNFTLDGSPFRAPLPRNFTLVNCSGDATLAARAAMPTLLEVQCMSSGDYMVMSVESRFYGGPGSHACDEIGTVTVPVAWQSVSDLHEDVRLAWGQPACKSCLARGGTCGLRKGSDSEIACTNVRTTGLPRSAKYGIILGLGIPAILCLIGLCSYVCGLISAYGRQRRHPREETNTDFTTVIVPRSFVVMGLDRPTIESYPKTLLGASRRLPKPADNTCPICLCEYQPQEALRTIPKCDHYFHADCVDEWLTMHSTCPLCRNTPEGSTSVTPSALLQSSLSPSSTSA
- the LOC115748036 gene encoding putative RING-H2 finger protein ATL21B isoform X1, whose amino-acid sequence is MIPGKRNTMYASGLLFLVFVLAFGLAQKTTAVDPCPSSCGGSELSVQFPFRLNRSGCGYPRFDLSCNSQRQTILTLPLSGGFIVQNIDYAAQTVWLNDAGSCLPSRLLNFTLDGSPFRAPLPRNFTLVNCSGDATLAARAAMPTLLEVQCMSSGDYMVMSVESRFYGGPGSHACDEIGTVTVPVAWQSVSDLHEDVRLAWGQPACKSCLARGGTCGLRKGSDSEIACTNVRTTGKCLPRSAKYGIILGLGIPAILCLIGLCSYVCGLISAYGRQRRHPREETNTDFTTVIVPRSFVVMGLDRPTIESYPKTLLGASRRLPKPADNTCPICLCEYQPQEALRTIPKCDHYFHADCVDEWLTMHSTCPLCRNTPEGSTSVTPSALLQSSLSPSSTSA